GCCGATGCGCCGCTCGGCCACCGTCGGAGCCGACCCGAGGTTCGCCGCCGCGATCCGCGAGCTCGTCGTGGAGCGCGCCGCCGTCGAGCGCGGGCAGGAAATCACCCCCTGTGCCCTGGGCGCCCTCGGGCCGAGCCACCACCTCTGCCCGGTCGGCTGCTGCCCGGCCCGCGCCCCCCGCCCCGCCGCCGCGGGCGCCGACAGCACCTACGCGTGAGGAGCCCCGTGACCGACCCCCTGCACAAGGACCTGCTCGATCTCGCCCAGGAGGCCGCTCGCCGCGCGGGCGCGCTGCTGCGGGACGGGCGCCCGGCCGACCTCGCGGTGGCCGCGACCAAGTCCAGCCCCATCGACGTCGTCACGGAGATGGACATCGCGGCCGAGAAGCTGATCACCGGCCTGATCGCCGAGCGCCGCCCGGACGATGGCATCCTCGGCGAGGAGGGCGGCACCACCGACGGCACGAGCGGCGTCCGCTGGGTGATCGACCCGCTCGACGGCACGGTCAACTACCTCTACGGGCTGCCCACCTGGTCCGTCTCCATCGCCGCCGAGCAGGACGGCGAGACCGTCGTCGGAGTCGTCACGGCCCCGATGCGCGGCGAGACCTTCCACGCGGTGCTCGGCGGCGGTGCCTGGGCCACCGGGGCCTGGGACGGCGAGCGCAGGCTGGCCTGCCGTCCCGCGCCGCCCCTGGACCAGGCGCTGGTCTCGACGGGCTTCAACTACGTGGCCGAGGTCCGCGCCCACCAGGCCGAGGTCGCCCAGCGGCTGATCTCGCTGCTGCGCGACATCCGGCGCGGCGGTTCGGCGGCGGTCGACCTGTGCGACCTCGCCGCGGGACGCCTCGACGGCTACTACGAGCGCGGCCTGCACGCCTGGGACCTCGCGGCGGGCGACCTGATCGCCCGGGAGGCGGGCGCGCTGACCGGTGGACGCCCCGGAGAGCGCCCGTCGGGTGATCTCGCGGTCGCGGGGACCCCGGGTGTCTTCGAGCCCCTCCAGCGCCTGCTGGAGGACTTCGGGGCCTGGCACGACTGAGGGCGGCCCGGCCGTCATACGACGGCAGGCGGCACGCCGAACACCGAGTGAACAGGGCCGCAGGACGACGAAGCGGGCCCCGGCGCTGGATTCGCCGGGGCCCGCTCCGTACGGCCTGATCAGACGCTCGTCGCGCCGACCTCCACACCGTGCTCGGCGGCGAGGCGGCGCAGGTCGTCGAGCTCGCCCTGCTCCACCTCGACGAGGAAGTCGTCGCCCTCGTCGCGAGCCCGGGACAGATCGGACTCGGTCGCCCTTATGCGCTGCAGAAGTCCTGCGGTGAATGCGTCCATGCTGCGCCCCCTCGTCCTGGGTCGTGGGTCGATGGCACGGGGGTGTGCCGTTCGGAAGGGACGATCACGTCTCCGGTGGATGCCCAGCGCCGCTCAGCTGGGCGGCGACGGTGCCGGACACCCACGCCCGCCCTGCGGAAAGCGGGTTGATGCGACCGCATGGTGGTGCGGTACCAGCAGAGCGTGATCGTGGGATGTAAAGCCGTCCTCCCCAAGCTCCCTTCCGTGGAAACCTAACCGGAGGAGAAAATCTCTTATTCCGCCTCGGGCCCCGTCCCCGCACTCGCCTTACCTCCGACTTATGGCCGAAAAGGGCAGGATGGAGGGCAACACACCAACACACCGTCGAAGACCCCTGCCCGGCTGCGCCTGTACGGCGCTACGCGGGTGGACATGAGGAAGGACCAGGAACGTGCGCGTACTCGTCGTCGAGGACGAGCAGCTGCTCGCCGATGCGGTGGCCACCGGACTGCGCCGGGAGGCCATGGCCGTCGACGTCGTGTACGACGGCGCGGCCGCCCTGGAGCGCATCGGTGTCAACGACTACGACGTGGTGGTTCTCGACCGCGACCTCCCGCTCGTGCACGGCGACGACGTCTGCCGCAAGATCGTCGAGCTCGGCATGCCCACGCGCGTGCTGATGCTCACGGCCTCCGGCGACGTCAGCGACCGGGTGGAGGGCCTGGAGATCGGCGCCGACGACTATCTGCCCAAGCCGTTCGCGTTCAGCGAGCTCATCGCGCGCGTGCGCGCCCTCGGCCGGCGCACCAGCGTGCCCCTGCCGCCGGTCCTGGAGCGCGCCGGGATCAAGCTCGACCCCAACCGCCGCGAGGTCTTCCGCGACGGCAAGGAGGTCCAGCTCGCGCCCAAGGAGTTCGCCGTCCTGGAGGTGCTGATGCGCAGCGAGGGCGCCGTCGTCTCGGCGGAGCAGCTGCTGGAGAAGGCCTGGGACGAGAACACCGACCCGTTCACGAACGTCGTGCGCGTGACGGTCATGACCCTGCGCCGCAAGCTCGGCGAGCCGCCCGTGATCGTCACGGTCCCCGGCTCCGGCTACCGGATCTGATACCCCGTGGCAGCGACTCCCGCGCCCCCGCAGGCACCCCCGAAGCCCACCTGGGACCCCAGAAGGCCCGCGCCGCCCTTGCCGTGGCTGCGCCCGACCATCCGCATAAGGCTCACGCTGCTCTACGGCGGCATGTTCCTGATCGCCGGCATCCTGCTGCTGTCGATCATCTACCTGCTGGCCGCGCAGGCGCTGAACGTGGGCAGCGAGCTGCCGTTCAAGATCGTCGAGGGCAAGGTCACCAGCGACATCTGCAACCTGCCCGACCAGGCCTCGCCGGCCGAGTTCAACCACGCCATGAACCAGTGCGTCAACGAGCAGCGCCAGAACGCCCTGGACAATCTGCTCAGCCGCTCGCTCCTGGCCCTGCTCGGTCTGGCGGTCATCGCCTTCGCCTTCGGCTACGCCATGGCCGGCCGCGTCCTGTCGCCGCTGGGCCGGATCACCCGCACCGCGCGCGCGGTGGCGGGCTCCGACCTGTCCCGCCGGATCGAGCTGGACGGCCCGGACGACGAGCTGAAGGAGCTGGCGGACACCTTCGACGACATGCTGGAGCGGCTCCAGCGGGCCTTCACCGCCCA
The genomic region above belongs to Streptomyces coeruleorubidus and contains:
- a CDS encoding inositol monophosphatase family protein, giving the protein MTDPLHKDLLDLAQEAARRAGALLRDGRPADLAVAATKSSPIDVVTEMDIAAEKLITGLIAERRPDDGILGEEGGTTDGTSGVRWVIDPLDGTVNYLYGLPTWSVSIAAEQDGETVVGVVTAPMRGETFHAVLGGGAWATGAWDGERRLACRPAPPLDQALVSTGFNYVAEVRAHQAEVAQRLISLLRDIRRGGSAAVDLCDLAAGRLDGYYERGLHAWDLAAGDLIAREAGALTGGRPGERPSGDLAVAGTPGVFEPLQRLLEDFGAWHD
- a CDS encoding response regulator transcription factor encodes the protein MRVLVVEDEQLLADAVATGLRREAMAVDVVYDGAAALERIGVNDYDVVVLDRDLPLVHGDDVCRKIVELGMPTRVLMLTASGDVSDRVEGLEIGADDYLPKPFAFSELIARVRALGRRTSVPLPPVLERAGIKLDPNRREVFRDGKEVQLAPKEFAVLEVLMRSEGAVVSAEQLLEKAWDENTDPFTNVVRVTVMTLRRKLGEPPVIVTVPGSGYRI